Part of the Saccharicrinis carchari genome is shown below.
AATTTGAAAATTACACCTCTAAAAATGAGTTCTTCCATAATAGGCGCAATAAGTATTTTCCCCATTGAGAAAACAACAAATGACACGGAAAACGATTCCAATCCGGGCAAAAAGACCGTTGCTCTGCGATGGATTAGATTGTCAAAAAACAACCCGGGATGGCTGAATAAAGGAAGAATAAACCAAATAATTATGCTAAAAACAACTAAAAGCATCAAAGTTTGAAAACTTAATGGGCTAAATTTATATCTAAGGTTAAGTGAATGTTTCCGATTAAAATAATATACTACAGGTATATTAGCTAACGACCCCGAGGCCATCAATAACGAAACAAAAGTTGCAGACAGCACTATCCCTAAAATCTGGGGGACAGTTCCAAATAAAAATAGAAATATGGCGGGTGCAATAACACTGAGGGCTGCTACGAATATTACATATATTATTTTCATAAATTGTTATTGTGGATTGATAATTCGCTTTTTGCATTTCCACTAAACGCAGCAAATGTTAAGCTATCGACTTGTTGCTAGCATGGCCTGCCAGGCTTGGCCATGGCAAACAGGTAAATATTTTTATTGTTCAGGTCTTTTTCTGATGTGTAGGTAATATTCTCCAATTTCTGTTTCTTGTCTTTTTATCCAATCAAATAGTGGGGATTCTTTTATTAAAAATGGGTAATTAACAAAAGTATCGGGGAGCTCGATGTTCTTTTGTTTCTTTAATTTTTGCGAAATAACACTATCTTTACCTTTTACCGTTATTACATTATAATCATTTTGAAAATAGAACTCAGCCATTATTTTTCGATAATTAGAGGCAACAAACCTGTAGGAATTGTCTTTTTCGACCCACCTATCATGAAAATAAGATTCGTTTCTTTTATACACCTCATTGTTATTTATTACCAGCACGGTATCGCCAAGGCTAATGCCTGGTTCCAGATTATTGCGTAAATGAGAGATGATAGGTTGTGTATTATAATTGGAAATGCCCACCCCTGATGAATTAATAACGTAATTGATATTCTTGTAATAATCAGTTGTTTTATATTGTTGTTTTTCTCCAAAATAAATTCTTTGGTTTATATAGTCGATGATTACATTGTTAAAACGTTTTAAAAAATCAAGCCCCAATACGTTGTCTTTATTAGAATTGATTTGGATCATTTCATCTTCAAAAGCATGGTTGGCCACCTCGAGACCGGCGATGGAATAATAGACCTGCTTTTCATAAAGAATATCATTTTTTTCAAAAATATTATTCCCTGCATTTTTCCCAAGGACATCCCATTTTTGTAAGTGATGTAGTTTGTTTTTAAGTGCGCTTTGGTCTTTGTTAATCAGTGCAAACCCTGACAGTCCTGTATCTATAATAAAATCAGTTTCAATCCCATTTACTTGAACTGTAATTACAGGACGCTTGTTTTTGAGCCTAAACGGAATGCCCGGAAGTTTTGGTTTAAACCTCTCGATAGAGTCCGTTATTTGAATGTGTTTGTTGGCAAAATCAATTTTCCATATCAAATTTTCCAGAATATCCCCTCCTAATAAACCATCATAATGCCTGATTGGGTAACTTAAGAAATGACAATTGGAAAACTCAATTTCAGAAAGCATAAAATTGTCAATTAAAACTTCTGCTGCTTCAAATGTATTACCGTCAATATCTTCAAAAACACTATTTTTTTTTAAATCATGCGAAGGAATATTTGTATTAATCATTGTTCCATCTGCCCCTGTATCAAACCCGAACGTATATTGTTTGCCGTTAATAATACATTTTGTAAATATTGTTGTCCCTTCCTGATTAAATATGAGTGGAATTGTATCTGTTTTATTGTTTAGTTGAAACGTCATAGCACTTGGTTGCTTTCTCGAGCCAGAGGTGCAAGCAAACAAAATTACAAATGAGAGTGAAATGCAAAGATTTACCCAAAGGTGTTTTGTGGTTTTTAATATTGCCATTGTATATCGCTAATTAATTATGATTAAACTCAATTTTTGTAATATCCTTATTCATCTTCCGGGGGTATATTTGACACCGTTTGTTCTTTACCATTTTTATAGAACGTTACTGTTTGTTCCTTGCCCATTAGGGTTGACCATGGAATGCCCATCCATAAGTTTTTTAAATCAAAGCGTATGGCGGAAAATCCATATTTAAAATCATCTGATGAAAAACCATAGGCTAAAGCTGGGAGTGGACTCATTTGTGTGTCGCGCACAGCGCTGACCGATTCAATTTTTCCGTGTTTTAGAAAATGCAAAATTGCTTTATTTCCACGGCTAAAGGTATTTAGCACCTCTGCTTTCTGCCTGATTGTATCTTCCTCCACATAAAACTTTGTACGGCTATCTGTTTCAATAATTTTATCCATTGTTGCCTCGTTAAAAAGCATATTGTCGATACCAACCAGTGTGTCGCCCGCTTGTATATTTTCATAGGCTTGTCGATATTGTAGGGCATGAATTGTAAAAGGCACCGATTTATTTAGTTGCATCCCCAGCGAGTTGATGCGCTTGTAAAAAAGATTGAGGTATGCAGCAGGCACATCTTTAACCCTTTTCCCGGAAAATTTTACGAAATCAATGTCATCGGGGAATGTAAACCAGATAATGGAAGCCGGGTAATCAATAGTTATGGATGCAAAACGGCGTATGAACACGGTGCCAATAAGATTATAGTTTACGCCGTTATTGTATGCAACAATTGTATGGGCAATCTTTTTATCTCCCAGGCTAAAGTTGGCTAAAACACAGACAACAGAATCTTTTAGCGGATTTGATTTTGTCGAGAATAGTCCGATGCTCCCATCTATCCATATTTGGTTATCGTCTTTAACCTTATCCTCTAAGTGAGCACTCGGAGTACCAATATTAATTTCGCCCGAATAGCCGGAATCGAAAAGGAATGTATCCTTTTTCCCTGCCAAAGTTTCTGCGAAGTAAATGCAATTGTATTGTAAATCAAAAGGGATGCATTCCCCTTCAGGCTCAAACGCTCCTGAACTTTTTGCCAGCATAATCTTTTTCCGAACGTTATCAATCTTTACACAGAAGTTGCGTAATAGGTCACCCCCAATAATGCCATCAGCATTAAAATTCAGTGAATCGAGCATAGCACAGGTCAAATTTTTTATGATTACACCTCCCCATTCAATGTGCTTTACTTTTGTCGTAGGCAACTTTCGTGTAATTCCTTTGGAGTCGGCAGCTGTTGTAGTCGTATTTGCCCCCAACAGGCTGTTGTTGGTTGGGACAATGCTCATGGATGCTCCTGTGTCAATAATCAGACTGAGGGTATCTTCTAAAATAACAGCCTTGGTAATCATGTTTCCACTAATACAATAGTGGAAAGGAATTTCAACAACTTGTTGCTCTTTGGGAAATTCAATGGATAATTCCTGCTCGCTACAACTAAGCAAGCAAAATGTTGAAATTGCTGTAAGGAGAAGAAAGGCTAAGTTTTTTTTGCGTTTTGTGTTTTTCATGTTTTAAACGTATAAGTATGCAGCCGGGCCGCCCCGGCAGAATGTCCCTTGATAGTTCGTTTCGTTTAATAAAACGTATTATGCATTGCCACTATCGCTGCAAATGCCAAGATATGGGGATGTTGCTTGTATGGCCCGCCAGGCAGGACCATGGCAAAATAGCAAATGATTTTTTACCCGTCTGCATCCATCTATATTTTTTTAATTTAAAAAACCCTTTACCCTATGCCAGCCAGTTTTAAAAAACAGGAAACTTAGCATTGTCATTGAAACACCGGCAATTATGTAATATGTTGGCGATTGCAAAAGAGCACTGTTAGCATTGAAGAAATCTTTCCATAAAGTGTTTTCAATCGCAATTATTCCATTGTACAGTACATGGATAAGTATTAACAAGGTGCCATTTTTTAGAATATAATATAACCTTACCAAAACCAATGAAAAGATAAATAAACTGACATGCGCATAAAAACTTCCAAAATGAATTAAGGCAAAATAGATAGATATGATAATGGCTATAATCCAGAAATTTAGTCTATGTTTAAATTTGTTTATAATCAATATTCGGAAACCCATTTCCTCGAAAATGGGCGTTAACAATACAAAGAATATAATTTGATAAGGATTTCTGTTCCAGCCATAAACCGTTGCATTTTCCATATCTATATTATGGATAAATATCATACTTATGTGTAATGCGAATACTATGAGGAGTGCAAGCACTAAATCTTTCCAAGTTGGTATTTTAAAACTTGATTTTAGCCTTAGGTCTTTGTAGAATATCAATAAGAATATGACAAAAGTAACATAAGACCATAGCTGCGGCCATTTAAGCAACGATAAGTCAATATTCCCAACAATATAGACGAGTATCCCTGATAATACTGGATATATCAAAAGTATTAATACCATTAATATGAATGCGTACATTTTTTTCAAAATTTTATCGTTCATGGATTATATTGTTTATGAATCTCTACCCAAGGCTTGTCTTTAAAAGATATATAAAAGCTATCAGGGAGAAACCGAGCGATTAGGCCCTTTGATAATCTTGTAAACGAAAAATAAAAAATAAATGCCGGAAACAGCAAGTATTGGATATGCATAGGCTATGGGTAAATTGAGGATAGAAATAAAAAAATATGTTAGGTTGATTAAAAAATGTGCCGCAATGGAGTAAAGGATGTTATTGGTGTATAGAAAAATAAATCCTAAAAACAACCCGCTAAAAAAGTGTAAAAGAAGCACTCGCCAAATATCTATGTACATGGCATTGTAATGCCAAAAAGCAAAAAGCAAAGCATTGATAAAAAGAGCAAGCATTACATTTATTCCCTTTTTTCTAAGGTAATCGAGCAGCCAGGCTCTAAAAAGTACCTCCTCGCTCCAAGTGGCAATAAACAAAGCACTTATGATTCTCAATATCCCAAATTCCCTTGCCACAAGGTACTGTGGCTCGCCTTCAGTCCATAGATGACCAATTGCAATGCTGATCAACGAATATGCGACACACCAAAAAATAAATGCTATATTAAAACTGTTATCTTTAAAGAGGTTTATATTAATACTGCCTTTTTTGCGGAGGATAACGATGAGGTAAACGACAACTACGATTCGTCCAATATGACTTGCAAAGGCTACCTGCTGAGGCATCAGATTAGTTAATGATAGGAGTAAAACTGTAATGGCTGCTTCTAAAATAAAAGTTACCAATAAAGGGAGTAGTGCAATTGACAGTATTTTAATAATTTTCATAATATTAGATTTTAACTTTTCCATGTCCATGTATCTATATAATCATGCATTTCGGCTGTTTTCATACTACACACTTTTATCAGTTCATTTACATTGTTTTTATCCCTTTCGGTATAACCGCAGGCTGAATTGATACCACGGGGATGGTACAAATGAAACAAGGGCCCTTTGATTCGTGCAATAGGTTCTTGAAGAATTTCCATACGTTTTAAACGTTCAGCATCTTCCGGCCCCCAACCATAAAAATTTTCATTCTCCCCTCCCGCTTGTAAGTAACGATCTTTATTTACGATAAAAGCTCCTCCTACAGAAGGTCGGCCCAAAGCTGTGGGCACATCTGTCGTATTTTCATCTGTTAGGTTTAAAAAGGAGGTCATATTATATCTCACCTGATTACTTTGTTTTGCACCTAAAAACAAAAAACGTCCATCATATGGGTAACAAAGCGTAATTCCATTATTGATGGCATTGATGCCATCTTTTATTTGTTTAGCATTCAAAATAACATCTGTATCCCATATTCCTACTTTATCGGTTTCGGACATTTTCAATAATTTATTTAAATAATGCGTTCTATGAAGTATGGGATTATCGTCATGAATAAAGACATACTTTATCCTGTCTTCTCGTTCTTTAAAAAAATATTGCCGTTTGCTATCCGCTTCCAAAATAATTATAAATGCACTTGTCGTTTCAAGTATTGAGAATAAAACAATATCCAGATTCTCTTTTCGTTCTTTACAATCAATTCTGACGGGTATAACAATAGTCAGTTCAGCAGTTACATCCATGGTTTCAAAACTTTTAATGAATTTATCCCTAATAATTCATAGTTATCAGATATCAGGCAATTGAAATCAATTATTTTCCGTAAGCAGAGGTTTATTAGTTTTTCTACTTTATAATTGAATATGTTTAATTTCTGTAACCTACAAAGCAAGAAATAGGCATCGTTATAATTATGTCTATCTTTTGTATTTAGGAGTGTAGTCTCCATCCAATCAATCCAATAAATCAAGTATTCTTTAAGTTTCAAGGTAGCCATATCATCAGCCTTATCTGGCCTGTGTTTTAGGCGGTAATACAGATAGTAACCAACACCGCAAATGCCTTTTTTTAGGTTGATTGTATCGGTAGGACGTGATTCGATGATGTTTTGTGCCACGAGATCTATTTCTGATAACATTTCATCGTTGTCTGCATCCGCAAACCCTTTACTGATAATATACTCGAATCCGCAAGCGATTCCCAACAACCCATTGTCAAAACAAAACGGCATTTTATAAGAAACTTGTTCGTAAATGGCATCAATCAAATTAAATGCTTCGTTATTATATTTTTCATTTTGCGTTATTCGTGCAGCATGCAACAAATAAATGGCAATGCCCATTTTCCCATTCCAAAGACCAATATCCGAGCAGCATTTCCCTTTTTCTATTAGGCGGTCGGTATATTCGTTTAAAAACATGTATTGCTCTTCCATTTTTTTGATGGTTAAAAATTAATTTATTTGCCGATATAAAAACGCTCCGCTAAAAAAACAAAGCATGCGCAATAATATCTACATTTGTACTTTCTCCTCAAAAACCGCCCTGAGGGGGTTGAAAAAGCGCATCAGCAAACTCAAATCATCGGTTAAAATTTCTGCACTGCCCATTAACTGTTGCACCCTGGGCAGCTTTTCGCCGTAAGATGTAACAAGGCCGTCGGCGAGAACCACGTCGGCACTGTACAGCAATTCGTTGGGGACTTTTGAGATGCCGGACAAATGGCCAACGAGCATCCCGAACTCCTGATAAGGGTAATTGTGCAATTTAATATTCACGCGTTGCCCTTCCTTAACTTTCCCTGAATTTTGAATAGGGAATTGCAAACGCACTTTTACTTTCATGGAGTCGTCGGGAACGACGGAGAGAACCATTTCGCCGGTTTTAACGTTTTGGTTGCGGCTCCAAAAAGTGGTAAAACTCACAATGCCGTCAACGGGGGCCACAATCAAATAATTTTGTTTCCAGGCTTCTATCCGCGACTTTAACAAGTATATGTTTTGAGTCAATCGTACAACAAATTGTTGTTTGTCGGCTTTGTGTTTCAGTTCCATCTTTGTTAAATCATAACCCAGTTGTTCCAATGCCGCGCTACTATTCACAATATCTATATCCATATCTACCAATACCGATCTAAATTGGAGTATGTTCTGATAACTTTGTTCATATTCGCTTTCGGCAATCAGCTCTTGGTCAAATATAATGGAGTCGCGCCTGTATCTCTTTTCGGCCAGTTTAAATTGCTGTTCTAACAAAGTCCTTTTTTGTATCAATTGATGCAGATACTCCCGCTGAACGATTTCTTTTTTACGCAACGATTTATGCTCCTCTTCAAAAAAGCCCGAATTAAGGAAGCGATACAATTCGGTATAATTGATAATCAGTTCGGAATAGTTTTGTTGAATGTCGCCCAATACGAGCTTATCCTTAAAAAACGACGGATGCCGGACTGTTGAATCAACATTGTTTAAGGTAATGGAGTCGAGCATTGAAATATAATCAGTCAATACCCTAATATCTTTAAACCTGGCCGTTGATTCCAATAGGATAAGTACCTTATCTTTTACAACGCTTTGACCTTCCTCAACAAATACCTCTTCAATTTTACCATTCATCCGGGCCATAAGATTAGCGGGCGGGTTTATGCTTGTAATCTCAGCGGATGCGGGTACTATGTCAGGGTACTTTACAAAACCCGACACCACAATAATCAACATTAAAAATAGGAAGAAGAAGCTTACCCCCCATCTCATTATCCGCGACGGGCGATAATTATAAATCTTATCTCTGTATATCTGTCTTAACTGAACATCTGACATAACTCACTTTTTTGAATCTATTAATCTAATTCGAGTTGGTTGGCCACCAGGTTATAGTAAATTCCTTTTAGCTTTATCAGTTCCTCGTGTGTGCCCTGTTCAGCAACCCTTCCTTTATCTAGGACCACAATATTGTGGGCATTTTTTACCGTGCTCAGGCGATGAGCAATTACGATGGCCGTTTTGCCTTCCAGTATTTTTTCCAGGTTCTTCGATATTTTTCGTTCGTTATTGGCATCGAGGGAGTTGGTTGCCTCGTCCAGGAAAATAAAATCGGGGTCTTTATAAATGGCCCTGGCAATAAGTATCCGTTGCTTCTGCCCCTGGCTCACGCCGGACCCATTTGTGCCTAATGGCGTATAAAGCTTGAGCGGACGCTCGTTGACAAACTCCTCGATGTTGGCCAATCGGATGGCGCTGAGCAATTGCTTTTTATCCACATTCGTATCTTCATCTTCCAGGGTAATGTTGTATAAAATAGTATCGTTAAAAAGCTTGCCGTCCTGTAAAACGGCACCGCATGTGTTGCGCCACCTGTAAAGTTCAATACTGTCTAACGGCACGCCGCCAATATCAATTTCGCCTTGTGTGGGATCGTAAAACCGCAATAGTATTTTTATCAGCGTGGTTTTACCGCTTCCGCTCTCTCCAACTATAGCCGTAACCTTGCCTTGGGGTATGTGTAAATTAATATTATCCAATACCTTGTTTAGGTTGGGGTTATAATGAAAATCCAGTCCCCTTATGTCAATCCCCTTATCTAAGGGAACGGGCATATTAGATTTCGATTGCTCCGGCTCCTCGTCCAGGATGACTTCGTTAACGCGTTTGAGGCTGATTTTTGCAAATTGCAACGAATGTACAAAGCCTATCATACTTTTGATGGGCGCATTTAACTGGCCCAAAATATATTGGGCCGCCATCATCATCCCCAGGGTCATTGTGCCCTCAATTACGTTGAGCGCAGCAATATAGGTAATGAATATACCCTGCGTATGTATAATAAATGTGGCGCCGGTTGCCTCTATCTGGTTTAGGTCCATATTTTTTACCCTTAAGCCATATATTTTGTAGCGGCTAAATTCCCATTTCCAACGGCGCCGGTTGGCTATGTTGTTCACCTTTATCTCGTTTATGCTTTCCAATAGCTCCAATAGCTCGTTTTGGTTTGTTGTACGCGACTCAAAAAGTTGGTTGTCCAATTTTTTGCGTTGCTTTAAAAACAGGAATATCCATCCGGTATAAACAGCATTGCCAATCATAAACACCATAAACATATTGCTCTCGTAGTAGAGCATCAGCAAGCTGTAAACAATGAACAGCAGTATGTTGATAAAAATGCCCAAAAAGGTGGACATGATAAACGATTGGATGCGGTCGTGATCGGCAATACGCGTCAACAGGTCGCTGACCATTTTTCGTTCGAAAAACGGAATGGGCAAGCGCAATGTTTTACGCAAAAAATCGCTTACCATGCTCATATTTACGCGCTCCGAAATGTACAGCATTAAACGGCTTTGAATAAATCCCGATGCCATGGAACTAATGGCAAGGATAAGCCCGGCTGCCAACATGATGTTGATAAACTGGATGTTGCCCGATCCAATACCAAAATCAACGATGGCCTGCGAAATAAAGGGCGAAAGCAAACCGATAAAAATGCCGGCCACCATCCCCACGATAACTTGTGCCAGGTATTTATGGTGCGGCTTCAGGTATTTCATAAAGTGCCGGAACGATGCTTTGGTCTCTGTATCTTCCTGATCGTAAAACTCCGGGGTGGGCTCCAGCACCAAAACGGCGCCCACGCCATTGGGCATTTCCCATGCCTCCCTAAATTCTTTGTACTTATAGCTTATCAGTCCCTGTGCAGGGTCCGAAACATAAATTTTGTTGCGGGTTATTTTATACACCACCACAAAATGTTTTTGTTTCCAATGTACCACCAGGGGCAAGGGCATTTTTGCAATAAAATCCTCAAAGCCCACCTTGATAGCCAGGGTGCGGAAGCCCATATCCTCGGCCGCTCGTCCAATATCGAACAGCGAAACACCCTCGCGGGTGATATAACAACGATCGCGCAGGTATTTTAATGAAAAGGTTTTACGGTAATACCTGGAGATAATCTTCAGGCAAGCCGGCCCGCAATCCATCTGGTCGTGTTGTATGTAGGTGGGGAACTGAGTTATTTTATGCAATGATTTTCTCACATTAGGGGCTTATATTTTTATTATTCATGTCTATTTATAATGTGTAGATAATATTCTCCAATTTCTGTTTCTTGTCTTTTTATCCAATCAAATAGTGGCGATTCATTTATTAACAATGGATAATTGATAAATGTATCAGGAAGTTCGACGACCTCATTTTTTTGTAACTTTTTTAAGACAACACCATCTTTACCTTTTACCTTTATTACATTGTAGTCATTTTCAAAATAAAACTCGGCCATTACTTTTCTATAATTAGAAGCTACAAACCTGTGGTATTTATCTTCTTTGACCATCCTATCGTGAAAATAAGAACTATTTCTTTTATAAACTTCATTGTTATTAATTTCCAGCACGGTATCGCCAAGGCTAATGCCTGGTTCCAGATTATTGCGTAAATGAGAGATGATGGGTTGTATATTATAATTGGAAATGCCCACCCCTGATGAATTAATAAAGTAATTGATATTCTTGTAATAATCAGTTGTTTTATATTGCTGTTTTTCACCAAAATAAATTCTTTGGTTTATATAGTCGATGATTACATTGTGAAAACGTTTTAAAAAATCAAGCCCCAATACGGTGTCTTTATTAGAATTGATTTGGATCATTTCACCTTCAAAAGTATGGCTGGCTACTTCGAGACCGGCGATGGAATAATAGACCTGCTTTTCATAAAGAATATCATTTTTTTCAAAAATATTATTCCCTGCATTTTTCCCAAGGACATCCCATTTTTGTAAGTGATGTAGTTTGTTTTTAAGTGCGCTTTGGTCTTTGTTAATCAGTGCAAACCCTGACAGTCCTGTATCTATAATAAAATCAGTTTCAATCCCATTTACTTGAACTGTAATTACAGGACGCTTGTTTTTGAGCCTAAACGGAATGCCCGGAAGTTTTGGTTTAAACCTCTCGATAGAGTCCGTTATTTGAATGTGTTTGTTGGCAAAATCAATTTTCCATATCAAATTTTCCAGAATATCCCCTCCTAATAAACCATCATAATGCCTGATTGGGTAACTTAAGAAATGACAATTGGAAAACTCAATTTCAGAAAGCATAAAATTGTCAATTAAAACTTCTGCTGCTTCAAATGTATTACCGTCAATATCTTCAAAAACACTATTTTTTTTTAAATCATGCGAAGGAATATTTGTATTAATCATTGTTCCATCTGCCCCTGTATCAAACCCGAACGTATATTGTTTGCCGTTAATAATACATTTTGTAAATATTGTTGTCCCTTCCTGATTAAATATGAGTGGAATTGTATCTGTTTTATTGTTTAGTTGAAACGTCATAGCACTTGGTTGCTTTCTCGAGCCAGAGGTGCAAGCAAACAAAATTACAAATGAGAGTGAAATGCAAAGATTTACCCAAAGGTGTTTTTTAGTTTTTAATATTGCCATAACTTTTAAAATTAAAGCAGGGGGTAACCCCCTGCTTATTACTTTAGTTGCCACCATAAAAATGTGTAATTCCAGTTGGACCATACGTAGTTCCATTCGCACCAATAGAATCAGCTCTCTGAATATGAGTGGAATCCGGTGCCGGCTGACTACCGTTGTTAATAATTGTTGTATTGTTGAAACCGACAGTAGTGGTCGTATTATTGTTTATACCACTGTTGCCACTGTTGTTTCCACCTCCATCATCTTGGCCACTGCCTGAACCATACGCTACTGCTGCTCCAACTATCAACCGATACAACCATGCTGGTGGGGCTGCACCTCCTATCAAAGTCATCTGTTCATTTTCTCCAATCATAGGAAACTCATCCTTTATCCTGTTAATTCTCAGTTTTTTCAATTTTCTCTTTTCCATAATGTTTTATTTTTTTCCGAACCATTCATAGGCTGTATTTTATGAATAAAGTTCAGATAAACCCCGACTTAGTTGAAGTTAAACTTTTTTCTTAAAAAGTTTCTACTGAACCTTAGTCGCTGTTGTAGACAGAAATAATTCTCTAATTATTTGGGAGGGATTCATAAATCGTTTTCACATTTCCACTTACGCAGCAAATGCCAAGCTATCGGCCTGTTGCTGGCATGGCGCGCCAGGCTTGGCCATGGCAAACAGGTAAA
Proteins encoded:
- a CDS encoding pepsin/retropepsin-like aspartic protease family protein — encoded protein: MAILKTTKHLWVNLCISLSFVILFACTSGSRKQPSAMTFQLNNKTDTIPLIFNQEGTTIFTKCIINGKQYTFGFDTGADGTMINTNIPSHDLKKNSVFEDIDGNTFEAAEVLIDNFMLSEIEFSNCHFLSYPIRHYDGLLGGDILENLIWKIDFANKHIQITDSIERFKPKLPGIPFRLKNKRPVITVQVNGIETDFIIDTGLSGFALINKDQSALKNKLHHLQKWDVLGKNAGNNIFEKNDILYEKQVYYSIAGLEVANHAFEDEMIQINSNKDNVLGLDFLKRFNNVIIDYINQRIYFGEKQQYKTTDYYKNINYVINSSGVGISNYNTQPIISHLRNNLEPGISLGDTVLVINNNEVYKRNESYFHDRWVEKDNSYRFVASNYRKIMAEFYFQNDYNVITVKGKDSVISQKLKKQKNIELPDTFVNYPFLIKESPLFDWIKRQETEIGEYYLHIRKRPEQ
- a CDS encoding pepsin/retropepsin-like aspartic protease family protein, with protein sequence MKNTKRKKNLAFLLLTAISTFCLLSCSEQELSIEFPKEQQVVEIPFHYCISGNMITKAVILEDTLSLIIDTGASMSIVPTNNSLLGANTTTTAADSKGITRKLPTTKVKHIEWGGVIIKNLTCAMLDSLNFNADGIIGGDLLRNFCVKIDNVRKKIMLAKSSGAFEPEGECIPFDLQYNCIYFAETLAGKKDTFLFDSGYSGEINIGTPSAHLEDKVKDDNQIWIDGSIGLFSTKSNPLKDSVVCVLANFSLGDKKIAHTIVAYNNGVNYNLIGTVFIRRFASITIDYPASIIWFTFPDDIDFVKFSGKRVKDVPAAYLNLFYKRINSLGMQLNKSVPFTIHALQYRQAYENIQAGDTLVGIDNMLFNEATMDKIIETDSRTKFYVEEDTIRQKAEVLNTFSRGNKAILHFLKHGKIESVSAVRDTQMSPLPALAYGFSSDDFKYGFSAIRFDLKNLWMGIPWSTLMGKEQTVTFYKNGKEQTVSNIPPEDE
- a CDS encoding CPBP family intramembrane glutamic endopeptidase translates to MNDKILKKMYAFILMVLILLIYPVLSGILVYIVGNIDLSLLKWPQLWSYVTFVIFLLIFYKDLRLKSSFKIPTWKDLVLALLIVFALHISMIFIHNIDMENATVYGWNRNPYQIIFFVLLTPIFEEMGFRILIINKFKHRLNFWIIAIIISIYFALIHFGSFYAHVSLFIFSLVLVRLYYILKNGTLLILIHVLYNGIIAIENTLWKDFFNANSALLQSPTYYIIAGVSMTMLSFLFFKTGWHRVKGFLN
- a CDS encoding CPBP family intramembrane glutamic endopeptidase, whose product is MKIIKILSIALLPLLVTFILEAAITVLLLSLTNLMPQQVAFASHIGRIVVVVYLIVILRKKGSININLFKDNSFNIAFIFWCVAYSLISIAIGHLWTEGEPQYLVAREFGILRIISALFIATWSEEVLFRAWLLDYLRKKGINVMLALFINALLFAFWHYNAMYIDIWRVLLLHFFSGLFLGFIFLYTNNILYSIAAHFLINLTYFFISILNLPIAYAYPILAVSGIYFLFFVYKIIKGPNRSVSP
- a CDS encoding galactosyltransferase-related protein, whose product is MDVTAELTIVIPVRIDCKERKENLDIVLFSILETTSAFIIILEADSKRQYFFKEREDRIKYVFIHDDNPILHRTHYLNKLLKMSETDKVGIWDTDVILNAKQIKDGINAINNGITLCYPYDGRFLFLGAKQSNQVRYNMTSFLNLTDENTTDVPTALGRPSVGGAFIVNKDRYLQAGGENENFYGWGPEDAERLKRMEILQEPIARIKGPLFHLYHPRGINSACGYTERDKNNVNELIKVCSMKTAEMHDYIDTWTWKS
- a CDS encoding lanthionine synthetase LanC family protein produces the protein MEEQYMFLNEYTDRLIEKGKCCSDIGLWNGKMGIAIYLLHAARITQNEKYNNEAFNLIDAIYEQVSYKMPFCFDNGLLGIACGFEYIISKGFADADNDEMLSEIDLVAQNIIESRPTDTINLKKGICGVGYYLYYRLKHRPDKADDMATLKLKEYLIYWIDWMETTLLNTKDRHNYNDAYFLLCRLQKLNIFNYKVEKLINLCLRKIIDFNCLISDNYELLGINSLKVLKPWM
- a CDS encoding HlyD family secretion protein → MSDVQLRQIYRDKIYNYRPSRIMRWGVSFFFLFLMLIIVVSGFVKYPDIVPASAEITSINPPANLMARMNGKIEEVFVEEGQSVVKDKVLILLESTARFKDIRVLTDYISMLDSITLNNVDSTVRHPSFFKDKLVLGDIQQNYSELIINYTELYRFLNSGFFEEEHKSLRKKEIVQREYLHQLIQKRTLLEQQFKLAEKRYRRDSIIFDQELIAESEYEQSYQNILQFRSVLVDMDIDIVNSSAALEQLGYDLTKMELKHKADKQQFVVRLTQNIYLLKSRIEAWKQNYLIVAPVDGIVSFTTFWSRNQNVKTGEMVLSVVPDDSMKVKVRLQFPIQNSGKVKEGQRVNIKLHNYPYQEFGMLVGHLSGISKVPNELLYSADVVLADGLVTSYGEKLPRVQQLMGSAEILTDDLSLLMRFFNPLRAVFEEKVQM
- a CDS encoding peptidase domain-containing ABC transporter: MRKSLHKITQFPTYIQHDQMDCGPACLKIISRYYRKTFSLKYLRDRCYITREGVSLFDIGRAAEDMGFRTLAIKVGFEDFIAKMPLPLVVHWKQKHFVVVYKITRNKIYVSDPAQGLISYKYKEFREAWEMPNGVGAVLVLEPTPEFYDQEDTETKASFRHFMKYLKPHHKYLAQVIVGMVAGIFIGLLSPFISQAIVDFGIGSGNIQFINIMLAAGLILAISSMASGFIQSRLMLYISERVNMSMVSDFLRKTLRLPIPFFERKMVSDLLTRIADHDRIQSFIMSTFLGIFINILLFIVYSLLMLYYESNMFMVFMIGNAVYTGWIFLFLKQRKKLDNQLFESRTTNQNELLELLESINEIKVNNIANRRRWKWEFSRYKIYGLRVKNMDLNQIEATGATFIIHTQGIFITYIAALNVIEGTMTLGMMMAAQYILGQLNAPIKSMIGFVHSLQFAKISLKRVNEVILDEEPEQSKSNMPVPLDKGIDIRGLDFHYNPNLNKVLDNINLHIPQGKVTAIVGESGSGKTTLIKILLRFYDPTQGEIDIGGVPLDSIELYRWRNTCGAVLQDGKLFNDTILYNITLEDEDTNVDKKQLLSAIRLANIEEFVNERPLKLYTPLGTNGSGVSQGQKQRILIARAIYKDPDFIFLDEATNSLDANNERKISKNLEKILEGKTAIVIAHRLSTVKNAHNIVVLDKGRVAEQGTHEELIKLKGIYYNLVANQLELD